One Acaryochloris thomasi RCC1774 genomic window, CGCTCTGTTTCAATCAGACGAGCATCCGCTGCCACAACGCTCCCTGGCTTCAAACTCAACATATCTCCAGGAACAACGTTTTGGATGTTGATCCCGATCAATATCCCATTGCGTACTACCTGAGCTGTATATTCGGTTCGATCCTTCAGGGATTGAATGATCCGTTCAGACTGGCTTTCGGTGGTGTACCCAATCACTGCATTAATCAAGACCACGACCATAATCACAATGGCGTCAGTGTGCCCCCCCGTTAAGAAGGAAAGGACCGCTGCAACGCTTAATAAGACAACAGGCAGCGTTTGAAATTGTTCGACCAAAATACTCAAGCGTGACCGTGGTTGAGCATCTGGCTGACGGTTGGGACCATACTGTTCCAGAGATTGCTGAACCTTCTCACTGGACAGTCCCTGATTCCGGTTGACTTGCCAGTGCTTGAGAACAGCATCGGTAGTCTGACAGTGCCAGGGTGCTGGTGCGAGATTTGGGACGCTGAGACGGGGTGACTTCACTCAGATAAGGGCAAACGATAGGTAATTTAAAACTTGAAAGCTAGCACTTTGATCTGACCCGTCACAAAATGCCAGACAACTTGGCTTTTACATGATAGAGCGCAGCGTCATCTGGCATCCTAGCCTCAAATTGTCAGTCCTGAATTGAAGCACTTAGCTGACCGCAGCTAGAGTGGTGGGGGTCGGAGGCTTGACCTTGCCTTGTGACCGGGCACGGTAGAGCTTCGCTAACCGTTGTTCGTGGTTTGCTAAATCTCGCTCAACCTCTTCTAAAAGCAGCACAGTCTGAGGATCAGTGAGTTGACTACGCAGATGATGGAGATCGACCACACCCGTCTGGATGTCTCCCAGCGCCCGACGCATAATCGACATCGGATTGCTGGACTGCAGCCAGCCTTGAAGGGCCGCATAGGCTTCACTACCGACAGCTTGCCAAGTAACCCTTTCCTTGAAAGCATCAAATAGGCGAGCTTCTAGGCGTTCGACATGATAGTGCTTGGTCGAGCTAACGCCCTGCAAAAATTGCCGCAGCTCTGGGTCTGAGACGCGGTTGCTATATTGCATGAATGCTTCCTGGGTATAGCGTTCGCCCATAATGGCGGTGTTCAGCGCTTGGATGAGTTCTTGCTTGCTGGAACCGCCCCAGGCTTCACCCAGTTTCCAGCAGTCATAGGTGAGATCAAGAGTTTCTGGCAATACTGTACCCTTAATCTTTAACCCTAGTGAATTGAGAATCATCGCAGTGAACAGAGGCAAATCACCCGATTGTCTGGCTGTGATTAAATGCTCATCTATGACGACGGCCTTATTCTCATAAATCCCACCCGCATTGAGAATATCTCTGCGAATGGAACGAATCCCTGTCGCATGTTTGCCCTGCAGTTGCTCGGCCTCAATGAGGACCTGTGGACCATAACCAATGGCGGCCACAAGTTTGCGCTGCATGAGCGCAAGTTTTACTATGTGGACCACATTAGGATTGGTGCGGATGTGGCCGACGGGAATGATGATGGCATCAAAGTCCTCAGCTCTGACCTCAGTGGGGGTTGAGTCTGGGCGAACTGAGACGGTGCCATGCCGACCTTTATATTCCTCGTTCATTCGAGACCCGAGGATTGTGACTGCGGCTCCTGCTTTACGCAGTGCAGTATTTGGCACTTGGAACATTGCGTCTTCAAACTGGTCCTCTAGCAAGATAGCAATTTGTTTTTTATAGGTTTCTGTATTAATCGATGACATGGGGTTGACCTCTTACTCATATTTGGTTGCTAACTGAAACGGAGAATGGTTTGATTCCCGCTGTGATCAATAATTTCAAGCGCGACGACCTCGCCTGCATCATCTTTGGCGACCCAAACTGCATTAGGTTCTGTGACTGTATGGGAATAGGCCAATGCATCATGACCGATCGCGATCATGACATCGTTGCCTTTGTTCTCCGGCTCATAGGTAATCGAAGCCAATGGCGACTGTTTGATAAGGGGTTCGTCCCCCATTTCTTTGTCTGCCACTTCAAGGCTGAGGATCCGTTCACTGTTAGTCTTCGTAAACTGATCAAAAAACGTTGACCACTGCTCTTGGGGAATTTGCTGTGTCTCTTGAATCGTCTGCTTGCTCATGATTGCTCTCCCTCGAAACCACTAGCCATCACTGACTACTGTGGGATTCATCACCTGTACGATAGAGCGGAAACTTGTGATCTTTGTGAGGGGGTTGGCTAAAGTGAATTGAGAAACGGCACCTAAGATGTATTTGTTGTCCTCTAGCTAGCTGGAGAAACAATCTGCGTTTGAAACTCAAGATGCTCCTAACCGACCCTTTGTTGTGATGAGCAGTCCAGAGACGGAGACACCAAGAACCACAGTCATCACAACTAGAAGTGACTGGTATGAGCTGCCGCGTAGTGCTTCTTCGGGAACTAAGAGCAGCAGACCGTTCGCTGCGTTGTAGCTGGCGTGCAGAATAATGCACAACAGGACGCTGCCTGTTCGATTAATCAGCCAGGTGTACCAGAAGGCATGTGTTGTAATGCTGACTAGTGTGACCCCGGCAATCAATAAGATCTGGGTGGTTGAGATCGCACCACTCGCCACATCAGGATTAATCGCCAATAGCGGCAGATGCCAGAAGGCCCAGACTAGACCCAGAACACAGGTGGCAACGACAGGACTGCAACGTCGTTGTAGTGCGGGCAACCCAAACCCACGCCAGCCCGGTTCCTCATTTCCACCCCCAGCGACTGTGAGGAACAGGAGAGTGGGCAGATAGGCCGTCAGCCGATCCGACAAAACTGTAAAATCGAGCGAATTGCCAAGCAGTAGATAAACTAGCGAAACGATCGCGATCAGGACAATCGGATAGCCAAAGGCGAAGAGATACCAGCCTGGATTCAACCGCCATTTGAAGAGGCTCATACCCCAAGCTTTCAGCGATCGACCCTGCTCTTTCAGAACAATACTCGCTGCCACTAAGGGGCCAAAGCTGCCCAATGTATAAAAAACTGTGGCTACCGTTTCATTGAATACAAGGGGAGCAATGAGCCAAGATATCCATGAGAAGAGATAGCTAAATATTGAGAACCATAAGAAAGGTTTGCGGCGGATGAAACGATACGTCAACTTGTTTCCTATTGGTAAAGATATGCCAGAT contains:
- a CDS encoding DUF5335 family protein, giving the protein MSKQTIQETQQIPQEQWSTFFDQFTKTNSERILSLEVADKEMGDEPLIKQSPLASITYEPENKGNDVMIAIGHDALAYSHTVTEPNAVWVAKDDAGEVVALEIIDHSGNQTILRFS
- a CDS encoding DJ-1/PfpI family protein; amino-acid sequence: MSSINTETYKKQIAILLEDQFEDAMFQVPNTALRKAGAAVTILGSRMNEEYKGRHGTVSVRPDSTPTEVRAEDFDAIIIPVGHIRTNPNVVHIVKLALMQRKLVAAIGYGPQVLIEAEQLQGKHATGIRSIRRDILNAGGIYENKAVVIDEHLITARQSGDLPLFTAMILNSLGLKIKGTVLPETLDLTYDCWKLGEAWGGSSKQELIQALNTAIMGERYTQEAFMQYSNRVSDPELRQFLQGVSSTKHYHVERLEARLFDAFKERVTWQAVGSEAYAALQGWLQSSNPMSIMRRALGDIQTGVVDLHHLRSQLTDPQTVLLLEEVERDLANHEQRLAKLYRARSQGKVKPPTPTTLAAVS
- a CDS encoding CPBP family intramembrane glutamic endopeptidase; the encoded protein is MSLFKWRLNPGWYLFAFGYPIVLIAIVSLVYLLLGNSLDFTVLSDRLTAYLPTLLFLTVAGGGNEEPGWRGFGLPALQRRCSPVVATCVLGLVWAFWHLPLLAINPDVASGAISTTQILLIAGVTLVSITTHAFWYTWLINRTGSVLLCIILHASYNAANGLLLLVPEEALRGSSYQSLLVVMTVVLGVSVSGLLITTKGRLGAS